One window of Pseudochaenichthys georgianus chromosome 18, fPseGeo1.2, whole genome shotgun sequence genomic DNA carries:
- the zanl gene encoding LOW QUALITY PROTEIN: zonadhesin, like (The sequence of the model RefSeq protein was modified relative to this genomic sequence to represent the inferred CDS: substituted 1 base at 1 genomic stop codon) has protein sequence MDTFRFLILLLWICVCRAGGQAQHGLQRTQREGRLIXLTSCDFNQDSTPFCRFTQDSTDNGDWTRQRGPTPTPNTGPNGDYPYGEGFYIYHESDNVANGQKVRLLSPALSSSSSSQICVQFRYYMYGSDNTNVFRVLAKRPGVEDEVWKKTGIQSPSWLKGSVTVSKSGSESVNIVFEAQRGLSDSCDTALDNIVITDGACPSCVYGCDFDTVDEMCGWMINTVNPDIFGFEPWIGPTTTEGSGPNDDFSKPGFGAYMLMDAAYSVPGAKSEILSPVISSPGCLDLTFHYFLYGTSTTMEISVHTKTPGGSLGPALFTVRGNQGQSWKAAEVRYLGSAAIEFVIVGTYGETTQTDIAVDAVCVTVCKAPPTTPKPPVTTPGPTTPKPTTPGPTTPKPSTPGPTTPKPSTPGPTTPKPSTPGPTTPKPSTPGPSTPKPSTPGPSTPKPSTPGPSTPKPSTPGPSTPKPSTPGPTEPKPSTPGPSTPKPSTPGPTTPKPSTPGPTTPKPTTPGPSTPKPSTPGPTTPKPSTPGPTTPKPTIPGPTTPKPTTPGPSTPKPTTPGPTTPKPTTPGPTTPKPTTHGPTTPKPTTPGPTTPKPTTPGPTTPKPTTHGPTTPKPTTPGPTTPKPTTPKPTTPEPNPCPPDAEYIECGPACIPTCKEPSTNCSGSCISGCFCKPGFVFKGRRCVPIEKCGCLDDENNYYEPGEIIFGGGCSKLCRCAGNYTLECVDNSCEPTEECREVNGVSGCYPKGTSTCIASGDPHYTTFDKHKYNFMGNCSYLMTGPCNETTLPHFEVHADNENRFNRPTISYLKAVHVYVRMLKISILKGGTVQVNGTNVNLAVSPAPGVSVFKSGKFYTVSMDFGVTVRYDGNHFMDIKVIKDYEDKLCGLCGDYDGNAKDDFRKPDGSLTNNPNDFGHSWNTDPECNKKPNTTIPDCEVGEQEMYESSGYCGILLDKKGPFAVCHRKVNPNNYFRDCVFDLCELDGAKPILCEAIEAYVNECQDRGVNIGPWRNETFCPLSCQPNSHYEPCAEPCQETCLGKPSSCGGPCSEGCVCDPGYVLSAGKCVKKSWCGCNYNGQYYESGDEFYVEDCQLKCRCNAPFVTCSAFDCPPMHECKLQEGELGCYPTGSQDCVVSGDPHYNTFDKKFYSFMGTCTYTLARTCKNNTGGPWFSVEGKNEERGVSGASYLRKLYVTVNGVTVTLMKARRTLVNGLRVALPNSPSPLITISLAGQYITLKTPFGLRVRWDGNHYAQISVPSSYYAQMCGLCGDYDGKPGNDFTKPDGVLVGNVNDFGNSWQTEEDEDDTCAPGTKPDPDCDPKLEAEVVKPDKCGKIKDPAGPFRECVSKVDPTPFFQSCVYDMCRFNGQQHVLCDQLQAYTDVCQSAGAKVHQWRTPTFCPLACPPNSSYSLCVSSCPETCLGVGGSPGCQDVCVEGCECNPGYILSNDKCVSLKDCGCVDPSGNYHPVNDNWYLEGCEQKCVCHSGGSIQCQNTSCKPSTESCQLHEGEYDCRPLGSGICSVSGDPHYTTFDKRTHNYMGACSYTLSKPCNESSGMPYFSVDTQNEHRGRSKKISYVRTVVINVNGVTFIFGKGRKVQVNGTAVVPPVSTIRGVKIYLSGKFIVLETDFGLRVRFDGNHHADVTLPTSYNGLLCGMCGNFNGDSKDDNLKPDNKPAANTNELGDSWQVPDPRPDCTNGGEEEVCDDKVEAEAQKPTSCGMITDPNGIFKPCHSMVPPSPYFENCVYDMCGTGGQTVALCQAIESYADMCASAGVPIAWRNNTFCPLKCPPGSQYNPCGPACSQPSCQDPASPGSCNYPCVEGCVCNPGLVLSGDKCVPISECGCTDEDGKYRPVGDTWFSETDCSERCKCNGNKNITCEPWQCSPAQECKVVEGVLDCHSTGKGVCHVAGDPHYYTFDGVMHTYMGTCTYTLVEVCNTTRVTPFKIVAKNEERGQPEASYIRSVKVYLPFDNVVELQKSRRVTLNGRRVRTPLSIDTVGTKVISSGSYSLLDTNFGLQVKFDGVHHLEITVSGEYYNKLCGMCGNYNHNSTDDNLMPNKKPAKDVIELGNSWKSDGDSDPGCQPDTRPDIHPNCTTGEETLYEAQCGNVILSDRFQPCHSLVPPEAFLGNCIYDMCEYNGMQATLCDNVEAYAAACQSAGVTISWRNNTFCPVPCPPNSHYSDCTAPCPPTCSDLFPMSCHLPPTSCVEGCQCDAGYVLSDTKCVPLDKCGCLGSDGEYHDVGDSWLKEKCTDMCTCDLGGKITCKAQTCNSNSVCALDKYGDVYCKPTKFDKCSISGDPHYRTFDGFAHHFQGPYTYVLAQGHNLQNSMAPLVVRGKNLRRGGNRRVSFLDQMYIDVYGVNVRFLQRKTVLVNGERVAPPLSPVDGLTITMNSRQVQLTTDFGLTVRFDGKIRGEIILPSTYKNSVRGLCGNYDGLTRNEYMKPDGSVVRNLNNFGESWRVSDRQAEGVKISNLPQTVHVHRREVETDPDSGFETSDCSQAQLDNYNSAAQCGALSDSKGPFAVCHAALPPKSYQDDCVFDLCAEEGSAVLRCASYEAYVAVCQEAGVKLGSWRQQLGCALSCDANSFYTTCMSPCPASCADLAAPSECDTTSCVEGCQCAAGFAMSEGICVPYPQCGCTFLNRYYTLGERFVTEDCSETCECTSTGAVCQAKTCQGGYLCTIFDFKRDCFRASPCLSYPCLNGGACTEASNSTYTCLCADGFQGTNCEVEITQTGGGLETKWIILIAVLASVAAIAIVTAIVCACRRKSKSYVYVIQRKQSSLWGKSKSKGKKISLTSASVPYANIDEPKTDKVTSM, from the exons ATGGATACATTCAGGTTTCTAATTCTGCTCCTATGGATATGTGTCTGCAGGGCGGGAGGACAGGCACAGCATGG CCTGCAGAGAACACAAAGAGAGGGTAGGTTGATTT AGCTGACCtcctgtgactttaaccagGACAGTACACCATTCTGCAGGTTCACTCAGGACAGCACAGACAACGGCGATTGGACCCGACAAAGAGGTCCAACCCCAACCCCCAACACTGGCCCCAATGGAGACTACCCTTACGGAG AGGGCTTCTACATCTACCATGAGAGTGACAATGTGGCTAATGGACAGAAAGTTCGTCTTCTGAGCCCCGCCCTCTCATCTTCCTCATCTTCTCAGATCTGTGTCCAGTTCCGATACTACATGTACGGCTCAGACAATACAAATGTGTTCAGGGTTCTGGCCAAGAGGCCTGGCGTTGAGGACGAAGTATGGAAAAAGACAGGTATCCAGAGTCCATCCTGGCTGAAGGGCTCCGTCACTGTGTCCAAATCCGGCAGTGAAAGCGTCAAT ATTGTGTTTGAGGCTCAGAGAGGCCTCAGTGATTCCTGTGACACAGCTCTGGACAATATTGTCATCACTGACGGAGCATGTCCCT ctTGTGTTTATGGCTGTGATTTTGACACTGTTGATGAGATGTGTGGGTGGATGATCAACACTGTGAATCCTGATATATTTGGCTTTGAGCCGTGGATTGGGCCAACTACCACTGAAGGCAGCGGCCCAAATGATGACTTCTCCAAACCTGGAT TTGGTGCCTACATGTTGATGGATGCTGCATATTCTGTCCCTGGAGCTAAGTCAGAGATCCTAAGTCCTGTAATATCTTCCCCTGGATGTCTTGACCTCACCTTCCACTACTTCCTGTATGGCACCAGCACGACCATGGAGATCAGTGTCCACACTAAAACCCCAG GTGGAAGCCTTGGACCTGCTCTCTTCACTGTCAGGGGGAACCAGGGTCAAAGCTGGAAGGCTGCAGAGGTCCGGTACTTGGGATCTGCTGCCATTGAG TTTGTGATTGTGGGAACGTATGGAGAAACTACTCAGACGGACATTGCTGTtgatgctgtgtgtgtcacGGTCTGCAAAG ctcCACCGACAACTCCTAAACCACCAGTAACAACTCCTGGTCCAACCACACCTAAACCAACAACTCCTGGTCCAACCACACCCAAACCATCAACTCCTGGTCCAACCACACCCAAACCATCAACTCCTGGTCCAACCACACCCAAACCATCAACTCCTGGTCCAACCACACCCAAACCATCAACTCCTGGTCCATCTACACCCAAACCATCAACTCCTGGTCCATCTACACCCAAACCATCAACTCCTGGTCCATCTACACCCAAACCATCAACTCCTGGTCCATCTACACCCAAACCATCAACTCCTGGTCCAACCGAACCCAAACCATCAACTCCTGGTCCATCTACACCCAAACCATCAACTCCTGGTCCAACCACACCTAAACCATCAACTCCTGGTCCAACCACACCCAAGCCAACAACTCCCGGCCCATCTACACCCAAACCATCAACTCCTGGTCCAACCACACCCAAACCATCAACTCCTGGTCCAACCACACCCAAACCAACCATTCCTGGTCCAACCACACCCAAACCAACAACTCCCGGCCCATCTACACCCAAACCAACAACTCCTGGACCTACCACACCCAAACCAACAACTCCTGGTCCAACCACACCTAAACCAACCACTCATGGGCCAACCACACCTAAGCCAACAACTCCTGGTCCAACCACACCTAAACCAACAACTCCTGGTCCAACCACACCTAAACCAACCACTCATGGGCCAACCACACCTAAGCCAACCACTCCCGGGCCAACCACACCAAAACCAACAACTCCTAAACCAACAACACCAGAACCAA ACCCATGCCCTCCTGATGCAGAGTATATAGAATGTGGTCCAGCTTGTATCCCAACCTGTAAGGAACCCTCCACCAACTGTTCTGGATCCTGTATCAGTGGCTGCTTCTGCAAACCAGGGTTTGTCTTCAAGGGTCGACGCTGTGTGCCAATAGAAAAATGTGGCTGTCTTGATGACGAGAATAACTATTACGAG CCTGGAGAAATTATATTTGGAGGTGGCTGCTCAAAGCTGTGTCGCTGTGCAGGAAACTACACACTAGAATGTGTTGATAACTCATGTGAACCCACTGAAGAGTGTCGTGAGGTTAATGGAGTTTCAGGCTGCTATCCTAAAG GTACATCCACGTGCATAGCATCTGGTGATCCGCACTACACCACCTTTGACAAACACAAGTACAACTTCATGGGAAACTGCAGCTATTTAATGACTGGACCCTGCAATGAAACCACCCTGCCACACTTTGAGGTCCATGCAGACAATGAAAATCGCTTTAACAGGCCCACCATCTCCTATCTGAAAGCTGTCCATGTATATGTACGCATGCTGAAGATCTCCATTCTCAAAGGTGGCACCGTACAG GTAAATGGGACCAATGTAAATCTGGCAGTGAGTCCAGCCCCAGGTGTCTCTGTGTTCAAGTCAGGGAAGTTCTACACTGTGTCCATGGACTTTGGCGTGACAGTTCGTTATGATGGAAACCACTTCATGGATATCAAAGTGATCAAAGA CTATGAAGACAAGCTGTGTGGACTGTGTGGAGATTACGACGGGAATGCCAAAGATGACTTCCGTAAGCCAGATGGATCATTGACCAACAACCCCAATGACTTTGGACACAGCTGGAACACTGATCCAGA GTGTAATAAGAAACCCAACACCACCATCCCCGACTGTGAGGTTGGAGAGCAGGAAATGTACGAGAGCTCAGGATACTGTGGTATCTTGCTGGACAAAAAGGGTCCCTTCGCTGTGTGCCACCGCAAAGTCAACCCAAAT AATTACTTCAGGGACTGTGTGTTCGACTTGTGTGAGCTGGATGGAGCCAAGCCCATCCTCTGTGAAGCCATCGAAGCCTACGTCAACGAGTGCCAGGACCGCGGAGTAAACATCGGACCCTGGAGGAACGAAACCTTCTGCC CTCTGAGCTGCCAACCCAACAGCCACTATGAGCCGTGTGCAGAGCCCTGCCAGGAGACGTGTTTGGGGAAACCTTCCTCCTGCGGCGGGCCCTGCTCCGAgggctgtgtgtgtgatccTGGATATGTCCTGAGTGCCGGAAAGTGCGTGAAGAAGAGTTGGTGTGGCTGCAATTACAACGGACAGTATTATGAG tctggAGACGAGTTTTACGTGGAGGATTGTCAGCTGAAGTGTAGGTGTAACGCACCTTTTGTGACGTGTTCGGCGTTCGATTGCCCCCCGATGCATGAGTGTAAACTCCAGGAGGGAGAGCTGGGCTGCTATCCCACCG GCTCTCAGGACTGTGTGGTGTCCGGAGATCCTCACTACAACACGTTTGACAAGAAGTTCTACAGCTTCATGGGAACATGTACCTACACTCTAGCCAGGACCTGCAAGAACAACACAGGAG GTCCTTGGTTCTCAGTGGAGGGGAAGAACGAGGAGAGAGGCGTGTCCGGTGCGTCCTACCTGAGAAAACTCTACGTCACTGTCAATGGAGTCACTGTGACCCTGATGAAGGCCAGGAGAACGCTG GTGAACGGACTGCGAGTGGCCCTCCCTAACTCCCCCTCCCCTCTCATCACCATCAGTCTGGCGGGTCAGTACATCACCCTGAAGACGCCCTTCGGCCTCAGGGTGCGCTGGGATGGAAACCATTACGCCCAGATCTCAGTTCCCAG CTCCTACTATGCCCAGATGTGTGGCCTCTGTGGAGACTACGATGGGAAACCAGGCAATGACTTCACCAAACCAGATGGCGTTCTGGTAGGAAATGTCAATGACTTTGGGAACAGTTGGCAGACGGAAGAGGATGAAGATGACAC GTGTGCCCCGGGTACCAAGCCGGACCCAGACTGTGACCCAAAACTGGAGGCTGAGGTGGTGAAACCGGACAAATGTGGCAAAATCAAAGACCCTGCAGGACCCTTCAG GGAGTGTGTCAGCAAGGTGGACCCCACTCCGTTCTTCCAGAGCTGTGTGTACGACATGTGTCGGTTCAATGGCCAGCAGCATGTTCTGTGTGACCAGCTCCAGGCCTACACTGACGTCTGCCAGAGCGCCGGGGCCAAAGTCCACCAGTGGAGGACTCCAACCTTCTGCC CCCTGGCCTGCCCCCCCAACAGCTCCTACTCTCTGTGTGTGAGCTCCTGTCCCGAGACCTGCCTGGGTGTGGGGGGGTCTCCCGGCTGTCAGGACGTGTGTGTGGAGGGCTGCGAGTGTAACCCGGGCTACATCCTCAGCAACGACAAGTGTGTGTCCCTGAAAGACTGCGGCTGTGTGGACCCCAGCGGAAACTATCACCCT GTGAATGATAACTGGTACCTGGAGGGTTGTGagcagaagtgtgtgtgtcacagtggAGGTTCGATCCAGTGTCAAAACACCAGCTGTAAACCATCCACTGAGAGCTGCCAGCTGCACGAGGGAGAATATGACTGCCGTCCCCTGG GAAGTGGTATCTGCTCTGTGTCTGGTGATCCCCACTACACCACCTTTGACAAACGCACCCACAATTACATGGGGGCCTGTTCCTACACCCTGTCCAAACCCTGCAACGAGTCCTCGGGCATGCCCTACTTCTCTGTGGACACCCAAAACGAGCACAGAGGGAGGAGTAAGAAGATTTCCTACGTCAGGACCGTGGTGATCAACGTGAACGGAGTGACCTTCATCTTCGGGAAGGGCCGCAAAGTCCAG GTGAATGGAACAGCGGTCGTTCCACCTGTTTCCACAATCAGAGGAGTTAAGATCTACTTGAGTGGCAAGTTCATCGTCCTGGAGACAGACTTCGGCCTGAGGGTGCGCTTCGATGGTAACCACCACGCTGACGTCACCCTGCCAACCTCCTACAACGGCCTGCTCTGTGGCATGTGTG GAAATTTCAATGGAGACTCCAAAGATGACAACCTAAAACCAGACAATAAGCCGGCTGCTAACACCAACGAGCTGGGAGACAGCTGGCAGGTTCCCGACCCTCGACCTGA CTGTACCAATGGTGGAGAAGAGGAGGTCTGTGATGACAAGGTGGAGGCAGAGGCTCAGAAGCCCACCAGCTGCGGCATGATCACAGATCCAAACG GTATCTTTAAGCCCTGCCACTCCATGGTGCCCCCCAGTCCATACTTTGAGAACTGTGTGTACGACATGTGTGGCACTGGAGGTCAGACCGTGGCCCTGTGCCAGGCCATCGAGAGCTACGCCGACATGTGCGCCTCCGCAGGAGTCCCCATCGCATGGAGGAATAACACCTTCTGTC CCCTGAAGTGCCCCCCCGGCAGTCAGTACAACCCATGTGGCCCCGCCTGCTCCCAGCCCAGCTGTCAGGACCCTGCGAGCCCTGGCTCCTGTAACTACCCCTGTGTGGAGGGCTGCGTCTGCAACCCCGGCCTCGTCCTCAGCGGAGACAAATGTGTCCCGATCAGCGAGTGTGGATGCACTGATGAAGACGGGAAGTACAGGCCG gttggAGACACCTGGTTCTCAGAGACGGACTGCTCAGAGCGCTGTAAGTGTAACGGAAACAAGAACATCACATGCGAGCCCTGGCAGTGCAGCCCCGCTCAGGAGTGTAAGGTCGTAGAAGGAGTACTGGACTGCCACTCTACAG GAAAAGGAGTGTGTCACGTGGCTGGAGACCCTCACTACTACACCTTTGATGGTGTGATGCACACGTACATGGGCACCTGCACTTACACACTTGTGGAG GTTTGTAACACGACCAGGGTAACTCCCTTCAAGATCGTGGCTAAAAACGAGGAGCGTGGCCAACCAGAGGCCTCCTATATTCGCTCTGTCAAAGTCTACCTGCCTTTTGACAACGTGGTTGAACTGCAGAAGAGCCGCAGAGTGACA CTGAATGGCCGGAGGGTGCGAACACCACTTTCCATCGACACGGTCGGAACCAAGGTGATAAGCAGCGGGTCCTACAGTCTGCTGGACACAAACTTCGGTCTACAGGTGAAGTTTGACGGAGTCCATCACCTAGAGATCACTGTTTCCGGAGAATACTACAACAAG CTGTGTGGCATGTGTGGCAACTACAACCACAACTCCACTGATGACAACCTGATGCCCAACAAGAAACCAGCCAAGGATGTGATTGAACTGGGCAACAGCTGGAAGTCAGATGGAGACAGTGATCCCGG CTGTCAGCCAGACACTCGCCCAGACATCCACCCTAACTGCACCACAGGAGAAGAGACGCTGTACGAGGCTCAGTGTGGCAACGTCATCCTCTCCGACCGCTTCCAGCCCTGCCACTCACTGGTGCCCCCCGAGGCCTTCCTGGGTAACTGCATCTACGACATGTGCGAGTACAACGGCATGCAGGCCACGCTCTGCGACAACGTGGAGGCCTACGCCGCGGCCTGCCAGAGCGCCGGGGTCACCATCAGCTGGAGGAACAACACCTTCTGTC CCGTGCCGTGCCCTCCTAACAGCCACTACTCAGACTGCACCGCCCCCTGCCCCCCCACCTGCTCAGACCTCTTCCCCATGtcctgccacctcccccccacCTCCTGTGTGGAGGGCTGTCAGTGTGATGCCGGATACGTCCTCAGTGACACCAAGTGTGTTCCTCTGGACAAATGTGGCTGTCTGGGCTCCGATGGAGAGTACCACGAT gtTGGAGACTCTTGGCTGAAGGAAAAATGTACTGACATGTGTACCTGTGACCTCGGTGGCAAAATCACATGCAAGGCACAAACCTGCAATTCCAACTCAGTGTGTGCTCTGGACAAATATGGAGACGTCTACTGCAAACCCACCA AGTTTGACAAGTGCAGCATCTCTGGGGACCCTCACTACCGAACATTTGACGGCTTCGCCCATCACTTCCAAGGGCCCTACACCTACGTCCTGGCTCAGGGCCACAACCTGCAGAACTCGATGGCTCCCCTGGTGGTGAGGGGGAAGAACCTCAGGCGTGGGGGGAACAGAAGGGTTTCCTTCCTAGATCAGATGTACATCGACGTTTATGGCGTCAACGTTCGCTTCCTGCAGAGGAAGACCGTCCTG GTGAATGGTGAGCGTGTTGCCCCTCCTCTCAGTCCAGTCGATGGTCTGACCATCACCATGAACTCCAGGCAGGTCCAGCTCACCACTGACTTCGGACTCACTGTACGCTTTGACGGCAAGATTCGTGGAG AGATCATTCTGCCCAGCACCTATAAGAACTCCGTCAGAGGGCTGTGCGGAAACTACGACGGACTCACCAGGAACGAGTACATGAAGCCCGACGGATCAGTGGTCAGGAACCTGAACAATTTCGGAGAGAGCTGGAGGGTCAGTGACCGACAGGCGGAGGGAGTGAAGATCTCCAACCTTCCTCAGACAGTCCACGTCCACAG ACGAGAGGTGGAGACTGATCCAGACTCAGGGTTTGAGACATCGGACTGCTCTCAGGCTCAGCTCGATAACTACAACAGTGCGGCTCAGTGTGGAGCGCTGTCTGACTCGAAGGGCCCGTTTGCTGTCTGCCATGCCGCCCTGCCACCTAAAAGCTACCAGGA tgaCTGTGTGTTCGACCTGTGTGCGGAGGAGGGCAGTGCGGTGCTGCGCTGTGCCAGTTACGAGGCGTACGTGGCAGTCTGTCAGGAGGCCGGAGTCAAGCTGGGCTCCTGGAGGCAGCAGCTGGGCTGTG CCCTCTCCTGTGACGCCAACAGCTTCTACACCACCTGTATGTCCCCTTGCCCCGCCTCCTGCGCCGACCTGGCAGCACCCTCTGAGTGTGACACCACTTCCTGTGTAGAGGGGTGCCAGTGTGCCGCGGGCTTCGCCATGAGCGAGGGGATCTGTGTGCCGTACCCACAGTGCGGCTGCACCTTCCTCAACAGATATTACACT CTGGGGGAGAGGTTTGTGACAGAGGACTGCTCGGAGACCTGTGAATGCACCAGCACAGGTGCCGTGTGCCAGGCCAAGACCTGCCAGGGCGGGTACCTCTGCACCATCTTCGACTTCAAACGGGACTGCTTCAGAG CGAGTCCCTGTCTGAGTTACCCCTGTCTGAACGGAGGAGCGTGTACGGAGGCCAGCAACAGCACCTACACCTGTCTGTGTGCGGACGGATTCCAGGGAACAAACTGCGAGGTGGAGATCACACAAACCGGAGGAGGACTGG